The following are from one region of the Mustela lutreola isolate mMusLut2 chromosome 7, mMusLut2.pri, whole genome shotgun sequence genome:
- the NGDN gene encoding neuroguidin, translating to MAAPGSPEVLESDLPGAVTLLKNLQEQAMAVTAQIQALTKKVQARAYPTEKGLSLLEVKDQLLLMYLMDLTHLILDKASGGSLQGHPAVLRLVEIRTVLEKLRPLDQKLKYQIDKLVKTAVTGSLSENDPLRFKPHPSNMMSKLSSEDEEEDEAEEGQSAASGKKSAKGTVKKYVPPRLVPVHYDETEAEREKKRLERAKKRALSSSVIRELKEQYSDAPEEIRDARHPHVTRQSQEDQHRINYEESMMVRLSVSKREKGRRKRANVMSSQLHSLTHFSDISALTGGAPHLDEDQNPVKKRKKMPKKGRKKKGFRRRR from the exons ATGGCGGCGCCGGGTAGTCCA gAGGTGCTGGAGTCAGACCTGCCAGGTGCTGTCACACTTTTGAAGAACCTTCAGGAGCAG GCGATGGCTGTAACTGCACAAATACAAGCTCTGACAAAAAAAGTTCAAGCTAGAGCCTATCCTACAGAGAAG GGTCTCAGCCTCTTGGAAGTAAAAGACCAGCTACTGCTCATGTACCTTATGGATTTGACCCATCTCATCCTGGACAAAGCCTCAGGAGGGTCTCTTCAGGGACATCCTGCAGTTTTGAGACTGGTGGAGATTCGCACG GTTTTGGAAAAGCTTCGTCCCTTGGACCAAAAACTGAAGTATCAAATTGACAAACTAGTCAAGACTGCGGTGACGGGCAGCCTCA GTGAGAATGACCCACTCCGTTTTAAGCCTCATCCCAGCAATATGATGAGCAAG TTGAGCTCTGAGGATGAGGAAGAAGATGAAGCCGAAGAAGGCCAATCTGCAGCTTCAGGGAAGAAATCTGCAAAAGGAACGGTTAAGAAATATGTTCCACCACGCTTGGTTCCAGTACATTATG atGAAACAGAAgctgagagggagaagaaacGTCTAGAACGGGCCAAAAAACGGGCATTGAGCAGCTCTGTCATTCGTGAACTGAAGGAGCAGTACTCAGATGCTCCAGAGGAAATCCGTGATGCTCGGCATCCTCATGTTACTCGCCAAAGTCAAGAGGATCAACACAG GATTAACTATGAGGAGAGCATGATGGTGCGTTTAAGTGTCAGTAAACGTGAGAAAGGACGGCGGAAACGGGCAAATGTCATGAGCTCACAACTCCATTCCCTCACACACTTCAGTGACATCAGTGCTTTGACAGGAGGAGCCCCTCATCTTGATGAG GATCAGAATCCTGTTAAGAAGCGGAAGAAGATGCCAAAGAAAGGTCGGAAGAAAAAAG gtTTTCGGAGGCGGCGGTGA